The proteins below come from a single Trachemys scripta elegans isolate TJP31775 chromosome 16, CAS_Tse_1.0, whole genome shotgun sequence genomic window:
- the LOC117888525 gene encoding uncharacterized protein LOC117888525 isoform X1, with amino-acid sequence MSVNVKLILIDILSDLSEEQFKKFKWRLVNGDDDKTISYCNLELADREKTIDEMLSHFESSDALEKAREVLEAVPRRDLADKLMKKVPVAKQAQERRKETLKEPTEETLKKTTEEELKEPTEETLKKTTEEELKEPTEEKLKKLVEPTEIDLIREIMINNYSKVKRAFVRQRLTANLETLRNDQFEMFKDVLCETSMKDLVRAGDEFLDEPNTFQRDASLENLVEDLIGKFGRTYALTAAVTVMEKIGRRDLAKELQREEEVLEPTQCLRRKPKGEVDPKER; translated from the exons ATGTCGGTCAATGTCAAACTCATCCTGATTGACATCCTGAGTGATCTGAGTGAGGAACAATTCAAAAAATTCAAATGGCGTCTGGTGAATGGAGATGATGACAAGACAATAAGCTATTGCAATTTGGAATTAGCCGACCGGGAAAAGACCATCGACGAGATGCTGAGCCACTTTGAAAGCTCTGATGCCCTGGAAAAAGCCAGGGAGGTCCTGGAAGCCGTACCTAGGAGAGATCTTGCCGACAAGCTCATGAAGAAAGTGCCAG tagcAAAACAAGCTcaggagaggagaaaggagaCGTTAAAGGAGCCCACAGAGGAGACGCTAAAGAAGACCACAGAGGAGGAGCTGAAGGAGCCCACAGAGGAGACGCTAAAGAAGACCACAGAGGAGGAGCTGAAGGAGCCCACAGAGGAGAAGCTAAAGAAGCTAGTGGAGCCCACAGAGATAGATCTCATAAGAGAAAT AATGATCAATAACTATTCAAAAGTGAAGAGGGCTTTTGTCCGACAGCGCCTTACTGCTAACCTCGAGACACTGAGAAACGATCAATTTGAAATGTTCAAAGATGTGCTGTGCGAGACATCCATGAAGGACCTTGTCCGTGCAGGAGATGAATTTCTTGACGAACCCAATACATTCCAGAGGGACGCCAGCCTAGAAAACCTTGTCGAGGATTTGATAGGCAAATTCGGCCGGACTTACGCACTGACAGCAGCTGTGACAGTGATGGAAAAAATAGGGAGAAGGGACCTCGCTAAAGAACTCCAGAGAGAAGAAGAAG TCCTGGAACCGACCCAGTGTCTGAGAAGAAAACCAAAAGGTGAAGTAGACCCAAAAGAGAGGTAG
- the LOC117888525 gene encoding uncharacterized protein LOC117888525 isoform X2, with protein MSVNVKLILIDILSDLSEEQFKKFKWRLVNGDDDKTISYCNLELADREKTIDEMLSHFESSDALEKAREVLEAVPRRDLADKLMKKVPAKQAQERRKETLKEPTEETLKKTTEEELKEPTEETLKKTTEEELKEPTEEKLKKLVEPTEIDLIREIMINNYSKVKRAFVRQRLTANLETLRNDQFEMFKDVLCETSMKDLVRAGDEFLDEPNTFQRDASLENLVEDLIGKFGRTYALTAAVTVMEKIGRRDLAKELQREEEVLEPTQCLRRKPKGEVDPKER; from the exons ATGTCGGTCAATGTCAAACTCATCCTGATTGACATCCTGAGTGATCTGAGTGAGGAACAATTCAAAAAATTCAAATGGCGTCTGGTGAATGGAGATGATGACAAGACAATAAGCTATTGCAATTTGGAATTAGCCGACCGGGAAAAGACCATCGACGAGATGCTGAGCCACTTTGAAAGCTCTGATGCCCTGGAAAAAGCCAGGGAGGTCCTGGAAGCCGTACCTAGGAGAGATCTTGCCGACAAGCTCATGAAGAAAGTGCCAG cAAAACAAGCTcaggagaggagaaaggagaCGTTAAAGGAGCCCACAGAGGAGACGCTAAAGAAGACCACAGAGGAGGAGCTGAAGGAGCCCACAGAGGAGACGCTAAAGAAGACCACAGAGGAGGAGCTGAAGGAGCCCACAGAGGAGAAGCTAAAGAAGCTAGTGGAGCCCACAGAGATAGATCTCATAAGAGAAAT AATGATCAATAACTATTCAAAAGTGAAGAGGGCTTTTGTCCGACAGCGCCTTACTGCTAACCTCGAGACACTGAGAAACGATCAATTTGAAATGTTCAAAGATGTGCTGTGCGAGACATCCATGAAGGACCTTGTCCGTGCAGGAGATGAATTTCTTGACGAACCCAATACATTCCAGAGGGACGCCAGCCTAGAAAACCTTGTCGAGGATTTGATAGGCAAATTCGGCCGGACTTACGCACTGACAGCAGCTGTGACAGTGATGGAAAAAATAGGGAGAAGGGACCTCGCTAAAGAACTCCAGAGAGAAGAAGAAG TCCTGGAACCGACCCAGTGTCTGAGAAGAAAACCAAAAGGTGAAGTAGACCCAAAAGAGAGGTAG